From the genome of Rhodospirillaceae bacterium:
AGAAGGCCGCCGGGTCGAGAGGCCTATCCGGGTGATGTGTTTTATCTGCACTCTCGTTTACTGGAGCGCGCGGCAAAGATGAGTGACGCTGAGGGGGGAGGTTCGCTAACCGCCCTTCCTATCATTGAGACACAGGCAGGAGATGTATCTGCCTATATTCCCACTAATGTGATATCAATAACGGATGGCCAGATTTTTTTGGAAACGGAGCTGTTTTACCAGGGCATTCGGCCTGCCATAAATGTTGGTCTATCGGTGAGCCGTGTTGGCTCAGCAGCCCAAGTGAAAGCGATGAAGCAAGTGGCAGGGTCGATAAAGCTTGAACTAGCACAATACCGCGAGATGGCGGCTTTTTCCCAATTTGCCTCAGACCTGGACGCATCTACGCAGCAGCTGCTTGCTCGTGGTGAGCGATTAACGCAGTTGCTTAAACAGGGGCAATATTCTCCTTTATCAGTGGAGGAGCAGATAGTGGTCATTTTTGCAGGGGTCAGGGGATATCTGGACGCCTTGGATGCTGGACAGATAGGACAGTTTGAGGAGCATCTCCTTAAGGATATTAGGGCAAACGGCAGAGAGCTGTTGGATGCCATCCGCAAGGAGGGGGAGATATCCGAGGACACAGAAGAAAAGCTCAAAGTAGCTATTGAAGCTGCTTCTGAGAGTTTCAGTAAATAGCTAACGTAGTTCGAAATGCCAAGCCTAAAGCACTTACGGGTTAGGATTAATAGCGTCAAGGCGACCCAAAAGATAACCAGCGCTATGAAAATGGTCGCTGCTTCTAAGTTGCGCCGCGCACAAGAGGAGGCGGAGTCCGCAAGGCCTTATGCCGAGCGTATGGAGCGTATGGTTGCTTCAGTGGCTCAAACTTTTGTTGGTAACGAGATGGCTCCAAAATTACTCGGTGGTACTGGTTCGACTAAACAACACTTGATAGTTGTCGCAACCTCTGATCGAGGATTATGTGGTGGCTTTAATGGTTCGATTATTCGGGCGGTGCGAGCTCGAATTGATGAACTTGAGGGGTTGGGAGCTAAGGTATTTTTATTTCCCGTTGGGAGAAAAGGCGCCGAACAATTACGTCGAGATTTGGGCGAAAGGTTTCTGTCGGAGCGCGATGGATCTGGTTCGCGTAGTCCAACTTACTCGGATTCTAGTGATATAGGGCAGACCTTAATGGAGTGGTTCGATTCAGGAAAATTTGACGTGTGTGAGGTTGTGTACAATCGTTTCCAAAGTGCTATGACACAGACGGTCACCTTCCAGCAATTAGTTCCGTTTTCTGTTGAGAATTCTGAAGAGCCATCTCTTGATGGGGCGATTTATGAATTTGAGCCCGACGAGGAGGCAATTCTGGAAAAATTACTGCCGCGTAATATAGAGGTCCAAGTTTTTCGGGCACTGTTGGAGAACGCGGCTAGTGAGCATGGTGCTCGTATGATGGCGATGGATAACGCCACCCGTAACGCTGGGGAAATGATTGATAAATTGTCACTAACGTATAATCGGACACGCCAAGCTATGATAACCACTGAGCTAATCGAAATCGTCTCTGGAGCTGAGGCGCTTTAACTGCGGAACATGGAGTAGCACAAATGGACAAAACTGTTGGACAGATTACCCAGGTATTGGGTGCGGTTGTGGACGTCCAATTTAAGGATCATCTTCCACCAATCTTGAACGCTCTCGAGTGTGATAATGATGGAGAACGGCTGGTTCTTGAAGTCGCCCAACACCTAGGGGAGTCGATTGTTAGAACCATTGCTATGGATGCTACTGAAGGACTGGTTCGAGGTAAGGAGGTTAGCGACACTGGGCAGCCGATCTCGGTGCCAGTTGGGCGGGAAACCCTAGGCCGTATTATCAACGTGATAGGGGAACCCATCGATAATCGCGGGCCTATAGGAACTGAGTTACGGCGCCCAATCCATGCTCCGGCTCCTGAATTTATTGAGCAATCCACGGAGTCTGAAATTCTCGTTACTGGGATCAAGGTTGTGGATTTGCTAACTCCTTATGCAAAGGGAGGGAAAATTGGTTTATTCGGTGGGGCCGGTGTCGGGAAAACCGTGCTCATCATGGAGTTGATTAATAATGTGGCAAAGGCTCACGGCGGATATTCTGTATTTGCAGGGGTTGGCGAGAGAACCCGAGAAGGCAATGATTTATACCATGAGATGATCGAGTCTGGCGTTATTAAGACGGAGGGTAACGAAGAATCTAAGGCTGCGCTTGTTTATGGGCAAATGAATGAGCCGCCAGGGGCTCGATCCAGGGTTGCACTTACAGGCCTTACTGTTGCGGAGCACTTTAGGGAAGAGGAGGGCCAGGACGTGCTCCTCTTTATTGATAATATTTTTAGATTTACTCAAGCAGGTTCGGAAGTATCAGTGTTGTTGGGTAGGATCCCGAGTGCGGTTGGCTATCAGCCAACTCTGGCCACTGACATGGGTAACTTACAAGAACGTATCACCACAACCAAGAAAGGTTCTATTACCTCGGTTCAGGCTATTTATGTTCCCGCTGATGATTTGACGGATCCTGCTCCTGCAACTTCGTTTAGTCATTTAGATGCCACGACGGTGTTGAGTCGACAAATAGCTGAGTTGGGGATCTACCCAGCTGTTGACCCGTTGGATAGTACATCTCGGATAATGGACCCTCGTATTGTCGGGGAAGAACACTACAATGTTGCACGTAGGGTGCAGGAAATATTGCAAACGTATAAATCGTTACAGGACATAATTGCTATTTTGGGGATGGATGAATTGTCTGAGGAAGATAAGCTCACGGTGGCCCGTGCGCGGAAAATACAGCGTTTCCTATCTCAACCTTTCCATGTGGCGGAGGTGTTTACGGGGAGTCCAGGGGTATTGGTCACTCTTGAGGACACGATTGATGGATTTAAGCGCATTGTGGATGGTGAATGTGATGATATGCCTGAAGCTAGTTTTTATATGGTTGGCACTATCGCCGAGGCTCGCGAAAAGGCCAAAAAAATGGCGGCTGAGGCAGCATAACGCGTATGGCTGAACAACTTACCTTTGAATTAGTGTCCCCGGAGCGACTTCTTTTCTCTACGGATGTGGAGATGGTAGTCGTGCCTGGTGACGAGGGTGATTTCGGAGTGCTTGCTGGGCACGCCCCGCTTGTATCTACGGTTAGATCAGGAGTGATAGATGTTTATGGATCGGACAGTATTTCTGATCGTATTTTTGTGGCCGGCGGATTTGCAGAAGTCGTAGCGGGGAGGTGTACGGTTTTGGCTGAGGAGGCTATTAATTTGAAAGAGGTAGAGAAATCTGCCGTTGAAGAGCGTATTCGCCGAAATGAGCAGTCTATCCAAAACCTCAATCCTGGAGAGGATGCCAACGCCCTTGAGGTTGACCTTGCGGTGGCTAGGGCTCTAATGGATGCATTAGACGGATAGCTCGTANATTAAATTGTTTCGTCCGGATACCATTTTTGTTTCGCCGGCCAAGATTTTACAAGATCAAGAAAGAGGGGATCAATCCGGCTAGTTCCCTCCTTTGCACTCTCTTGAGCAAGTGGTCCGGGTTCCTCGTTAAATGCCAGAAGTGAAAGGTCTTCCATACGCATGGGGTATAAAAAGCCGTCCAGGTGGTCGCATTCATGTTGGAGTAGTGCCGCCCAACTCGACTTGGCTTCCTGTGACACTCGTTCCCCTGACAGAGTTTGGTAGTTAATAGTTATTTCAGGCCATCTCGGAACTTTGCCATGAAGCCCGGGTATGGAGAGGCACCTTTCCCATACTTCTATCTTTCGCTTTTTAATTGGTTTGATTTCGGGATTGATCATGACAGTCCATGGTATAGGTTTAAGGTCTGAGGCTGCCGGTATCCGCGGCGATATCATTCTGTATACTACCATCCGTAAACCCTGCATTACTTGGGGCGCTGCCAGACCGCTTCCTCCTATATCNATAAGGGTGTCTTGCATATCTTGCGCCAGCGCTTTTATTTCAGGGGCAGTAGGATCTTCGATTGGTTTGGCCTTCTTAAGAAGTATGGGATTTCCCATTTTAGCTATTCTAAGTACGGACATGTGCTAATCATCTCAAGCGTGTTTGCTGTGTGTGGACGGTTGTTAGGATTACTCTTAATAAACAAAATTTGCTACTGTGAAGTTCCTAGCTGGAATGTTGGTCTTTGACCATAGTTTAGAAGGGTGAGATAGAGTTCTCCCAAGGCTTTTTTGCAATGGGTCGCCCAAGGTGTATTGGAGAGAAGTAGAAATGGAGAGTTGGAGAATNACTTATTTTGGGGAGTGGGCTCATAAAGATGGTATGAGGACACTAGGTTTAGCGCCCAATATCGAACTTCAAAATCTCGAATTTGGTACTAATAGAGAGAAAATCTGGNGTTGCTTGGGGTCATCGGATGGTTACCAGGTAAGCTCCGCTCGGCACGAACTCCCTGAGGAATACCATGTGTCCAGTGCATTTCTAGAGAAATGTCCGAGGATCATGGCGGTATCAGTCAGTGGGGCTGGTTTTGATACAGTGGACGTCCAAGCTTGCACGGATCGAGGAGTAATTGTGGTAAATCAGGCAGGGGCTAATAAGGAAGCCGTTGCGGAACACGTTCTCGGCATGATGTTGGCCCTAGCCAAAAGAATGGTTGAGATGGATAGGTCTTTGAGAAGGGAGAGGGGGTGGCATCGCAACGACTATATGGGGACAGAGTTGTTTGGAAAGACTGTAGGAATAATTGGATTGGGCAATGTTGGGTCGCGAGTGGCTAAATTATGTGGAGGTCTTTTCCAGATGCAGGTGTCTGCGTACGATCCATATCTTTCAGAAAAAGAAGTAGAAGATAGGGGCGCCTCTCCTGTTGTGCTTGAAAAGTTATTGGAAAGTTCGGACTTTGTTTCGNTCAATTGCCCTTTGACGACGGAGACCGCTGGAATGATAAACAATGCCGCGATCCGNCAAATGAAGACAACGGCTTATTTAATAACAACGGCACGNGGGGGAATTGTTGATGAGGGTGCNTTAGTAGAAGCGNTAGAAAATAGNGGGNTANGNGGNGCNGGTGTAGATGTATGGGCAGCGGAGCCNCCCCCACTTAACCACAAACTCAACAATTTTGACAATGTGATCTTGACCATGCATACAGCTGGNATTACNGAAGAAGCAAGGCAGAGGCAGGGCGTCTANGCCGCGGAGCAATGGTTGCAAATTGCTGCAGGTGAACGACCCCCTAGATTNGTGAACCCAAGTGCCTGGGANGGTTTNCAGGCAAGGAAAAAAAGAACACAAATNCNTTAGTTTTTAGTNGTGGAGGNAAAGAAAAATGAGTGTCTGGGGCAAGGTTCTNGGCGCGGGCGCGGGCTTTGCNNTTGGTGGCCCNCTTGGAGCTTTAGTTGGGGCGGCGGCTGGACATTATATAGCCAAGTTTAGGGCTAATGCTTTGTCAGCTGAGCAAGGCGGGCNCCCGTCTTCTGTAGGGCACNAAAGCCAGCAGGCGCGGCAAGTGATCTTTGCGACCGCATTGGTGGTGTTGGCGGCTAAGTTAGCAAAGGTCGACGGGGTGGTTTCTCGCGAGGAAATTGAGAAATTTAAAACTATTTTCAATATTTCTGATTCCGAGATCAAAGCGGTTGGGGAAATCTTTGACCAAGCAAAAAAGACTGCTGATGGTTTTGAGCCCTATGCTGAGCAGGTAGGACAACTGTTTCAGTCTACTCCTGCGGTTTTGGAGAACTTAATTGGAAGTTTATTTGAGATAGCAAAATCAGATGGTTGGGTTCACGATGCGGAGTTTCAATATATTGAAAGGGTGGCGCAGATTTGTGGACTAGATTCGAAAACCTTTGCACGTGTATCAGAGCACTATGTTCACGAGGATAGTGATCGAGATCCATACAATATCTTGGGCATTGCATCTGATGCGTCAAATCTGGAAGTAAAGGCTCGTTATAGAGAGCTGGCTGTACAGAATCATCCAGACAAACTAATTGCAAGTGGCATGCCCGATGAGCTTGTCCAAAAGGCTACGGAAAAATTGGCTGTGATCAACTCAGCTTATGAAAAAGTATGTGCTCAGCGAAATATAAAATAAACGGGTTAATTGGTGAGAGCATTCTCGGGCCTTACTCTTTTCCGGTCAACTGCAGGCTGAGATGAGTCAAACACCAATTTTGTCCTTGCGGTCTGCCCGNCTTTCGGTAGGCGATAAACTAGTCTTTAAGGCGGGAAACTTACATATTCTTCCAAGAGATCGAATAGGGTTGGTGGGCCGAAACGGTGCGGGGAAAAGTACCTTTCTGAGGTTGCTCAATAGCCAAAGCGAGTTGGATTCAGGCGAGTACACCAGGCAAGCAGGCTTGCAAATAGGTAGTTTGGGACAAGAAGTATTTTTTGAGAACAACGAATCTGTTTATCAATTTATGTCCAAAGATATTGCCGATACGGCGGGCAAGCATGTCCCCTCCCAAATTTCTAGGATACTCGCAATGGTTAAATTATCACCAGATAGAAATATGGGAGAGCTGTCAGGTGGCGAGGTCCGCCGAGCNTCACTAGCCAGAGCGATTGTATGGAAACCAGACCTTTTGCTACTNGACGAGCCCACGAACCAATTAGATTTGCAAACCATTGAATGGTTAGAAAATTGGTTGGTCTCGTACAGCGGAGCGGTGGTACTTGTGAGCCACGATCGAGCTTTGCTGCGGAGGGTTACGGATCGAACAATTTGGCTTTATGACCAGCGGGTTGAAGTGCATGACGGCGGGTTTGATAGTTTCGAGAGGTGGTCTGCGAAGCTGAGGGCTTTTGAAACGGAGACCGACAGGAGGCAAAGCCAGAAGCTGATCGAGGAAGAACGATGGCTCGCTCGGGGGGTAACAGCCCGGCGAAAGAGGAACCAAGGCCGTCTCGGGAAATTAAAGATCCTTCGTGAACAGAGACGAGCTCGGATCCAAGAGAAAGAATATAAGGTCAGTGATCCCTATGTGGTTGAAGGCGGAGGAGTTCTAGCATTAGAGGCAAAGGCCGTTTCTATGCGATATGGCAGTCAACAGATCCTGCAAGAATTTTCCATCCGTATTAGACGAGGGGACCGAATTGCTATTATGGGGCCTAATGGGGTTGGAAAGACAACTCTTTTGCGCATTCTTATCGGGGATCTCGTTCCTCATACTGGTGCTATCACATTAGCTCCTAAAACCCACCCACTCTACTTGGATCAGCATCGAGCTGTTTTCAACCACCATGAGACAGTGTGGGAGGCACTTTGTTCGCCAGGGGGCGACACCATCGAGGTCAATGGTAAACCGCAGCATATTGTTGGTTATCTGCGGAAATTTTTATTTTCTGAAAGCCAACTCAGAAGGCGCATAAGCAGCCTCTCCGGGGGTGAACGCAGCCGGTTGCTGTTAGCCAAGACATTCGCTGCTCGCGGAAATCTCTTTGGCTTGGACGAACCGACAAATGATTTGGATGTTGAGACACTGGATTTGCTCCAAGAGATTGTTAGTGATTACCGTGGGACGGTGCTATTTGTGAGCCACGATCG
Proteins encoded in this window:
- a CDS encoding peptide deformylase (cleaves off formyl group from N-terminal methionine residues of newly synthesized proteins; binds iron(2+)); amino-acid sequence: MSVLRIAKMGNPILLKKAKPIEDPTAPEIKALAQDMQDTLXDIGGSGLAAPQVMQGLRMVVYRMISPRIPAASDLKPIPWTVMINPEIKPIKKRKIEVWERCLSIPGLHGKVPRWPEITINYQTLSGERVSQEAKSSWAALLQHECDHLDGFLYPMRMEDLSLLAFNEEPGPLAQESAKEGTSRIDPLFLDLVKSWPAKQKWYPDETI
- a CDS encoding elongation factor 3, with translation MSQTPILSLRSARLSVGDKLVFKAGNLHILPRDRIGLVGRNGAGKSTFLRLLNSQSELDSGEYTRQAGLQIGSLGQEVFFENNESVYQFMSKDIADTAGKHVPSQISRILAMVKLSPDRNMGELSGGEVRRASLARAIVWKPDLLLLDEPTNQLDLQTIEWLENWLVSYSGAVVLVSHDRALLRRVTDRTIWLYDQRVEVHDGGFDSFERWSAKLRAFETETDRRQSQKLIEEERWLARGVTARRKRNQGRLGKLKILREQRRARIQEKEYKVSDPYVVEGGGVLALEAKAVSMRYGSQQILQEFSIRIRRGDRIAIMGPNGVGKTTLLRILIGDLVPHTGAITLAPKTHPLYLDQHRAVFNHHETVWEALCSPGGDTIEVNGKPQHIVGYLRKFLFSESQLRRRISSLSGGERSRLLLAKTFAARGNLFGLDEPTNDLDVETLDLLQEIVSDYRGTVLFVSHDREFVENIATSILAIDERGFVTEYIGGYSDYLRLRPPLQETAARKVKARPRRTPGPRTSLGYKESRELSVLPDEISVLDGKLRNLEKILSDPTLYQRDRNTFDRVTNECLRLRTELKERESRWVELEEKQEALRELQKGGT
- the atpD gene encoding F0F1 ATP synthase subunit beta gives rise to the protein MDKTVGQITQVLGAVVDVQFKDHLPPILNALECDNDGERLVLEVAQHLGESIVRTIAMDATEGLVRGKEVSDTGQPISVPVGRETLGRIINVIGEPIDNRGPIGTELRRPIHAPAPEFIEQSTESEILVTGIKVVDLLTPYAKGGKIGLFGGAGVGKTVLIMELINNVAKAHGGYSVFAGVGERTREGNDLYHEMIESGVIKTEGNEESKAALVYGQMNEPPGARSRVALTGLTVAEHFREEEGQDVLLFIDNIFRFTQAGSEVSVLLGRIPSAVGYQPTLATDMGNLQERITTTKKGSITSVQAIYVPADDLTDPAPATSFSHLDATTVLSRQIAELGIYPAVDPLDSTSRIMDPRIVGEEHYNVARRVQEILQTYKSLQDIIAILGMDELSEEDKLTVARARKIQRFLSQPFHVAEVFTGSPGVLVTLEDTIDGFKRIVDGECDDMPEASFYMVGTIAEAREKAKKMAAEAA
- a CDS encoding F0F1 ATP synthase subunit gamma, encoding MPSLKHLRVRINSVKATQKITSAMKMVAASKLRRAQEEAESARPYAERMERMVASVAQTFVGNEMAPKLLGGTGSTKQHLIVVATSDRGLCGGFNGSIIRAVRARIDELEGLGAKVFLFPVGRKGAEQLRRDLGERFLSERDGSGSRSPTYSDSSDIGQTLMEWFDSGKFDVCEVVYNRFQSAMTQTVTFQQLVPFSVENSEEPSLDGAIYEFEPDEEAILEKLLPRNIEVQVFRALLENAASEHGARMMAMDNATRNAGEMIDKLSLTYNRTRQAMITTELIEIVSGAEAL
- a CDS encoding 3-phosphoglycerate dehydrogenase, which translates into the protein MESWRXTYFGEWAHKDGMRTLGLAPNIELQNLEFGTNREKIWXCLGSSDGYQVSSARHELPEEYHVSSAFLEKCPRIMAVSVSGAGFDTVDVQACTDRGVIVVNQAGANKEAVAEHVLGMMLALAKRMVEMDRSLRRERGWHRNDYMGTELFGKTVGIIGLGNVGSRVAKLCGGLFQMQVSAYDPYLSEKEVEDRGASPVVLEKLLESSDFVSXNCPLTTETAGMINNAAIRQMKTTAYLITTARGGIVDEGALVEAXENXGXXGAGVDVWAAEPPPLNHKLNNFDNVILTMHTAGITEEARQRQGVXAAEQWLQIAAGERPPRXVNPSAWXGXQARKKRTQXX
- a CDS encoding molecular chaperone DjlA, whose product is MSVWGKVLGAGAGFAXGGPLGALVGAAAGHYIAKFRANALSAEQGGXPSSVGHXSQQARQVIFATALVVLAAKLAKVDGVVSREEIEKFKTIFNISDSEIKAVGEIFDQAKKTADGFEPYAEQVGQLFQSTPAVLENLIGSLFEIAKSDGWVHDAEFQYIERVAQICGLDSKTFARVSEHYVHEDSDRDPYNILGIASDASNLEVKARYRELAVQNHPDKLIASGMPDELVQKATEKLAVINSAYEKVCAQRNIK
- a CDS encoding F0F1 ATP synthase subunit epsilon, which gives rise to MAEQLTFELVSPERLLFSTDVEMVVVPGDEGDFGVLAGHAPLVSTVRSGVIDVYGSDSISDRIFVAGGFAEVVAGRCTVLAEEAINLKEVEKSAVEERIRRNEQSIQNLNPGEDANALEVDLAVARALMDALDG